One region of Natronobacterium texcoconense genomic DNA includes:
- a CDS encoding sensor histidine kinase yields MAALLVTYHLQPEGGISSPGTSPPILTAISSVGGFAVGIHDARAKTRTLAVEERNRELHRTKRELEESERRYRTLAENFPNGAVALLDEELRHTLVAGRGFEKVEFSADDLRGERIQDVYSGEVLERIESNYRATLEGEPTSFELTVQGRTFEFHVHPLTDDDGDVSSILAMSQDVTERKLREQELAKRARQQEAVADLGQLALETDDVDELMEEATREVADVLDYEYCKVLDLLEADDELLLRQGVGWRDGIVGEARVSALEDDSQAAYTLEHDHPIVVEDLGTETRFGGPELLTSHDVRSGISTVIGPFDEPWGILGTHDTERREISEEDVSFVQSVANVLAEAIERQQYRSELEGLVADLEESNERLEQFAYAASHDLQEPLRMVSSYLQLVERRHADDLDEEGLEFLEFAVDGADRMRSMIDGLLKYSRVETNADPLEAVDLETVFEDAREDLQLTIAANDATITAEPLPRVQGDDRQLRQVFQNLLENAIAYSGDEPPTVRVSARRNGSDWIVTVEDDGIGIDPEYQDSVFEVFERAHDRDAGTGTGIGLALCERIVERHGGDIWLESELDEGTAVSFSLPVP; encoded by the coding sequence ATGGCGGCCTTGCTCGTCACCTACCACCTCCAGCCGGAAGGCGGTATTTCCAGTCCAGGAACGTCACCGCCGATACTCACGGCAATCAGCAGCGTCGGCGGGTTCGCCGTGGGAATCCACGACGCTCGAGCCAAGACGCGAACGCTGGCAGTCGAAGAACGGAACCGGGAGCTACACCGGACGAAGCGGGAACTCGAGGAGTCGGAGCGACGGTACCGAACCCTCGCGGAGAACTTCCCGAACGGGGCAGTTGCGCTCCTGGACGAGGAGCTTCGACACACGCTCGTCGCGGGACGAGGGTTCGAAAAGGTCGAGTTCAGTGCCGACGACCTCCGCGGCGAACGGATTCAGGACGTCTACTCCGGAGAGGTCCTGGAGAGGATCGAGTCGAACTACCGAGCGACGCTCGAGGGCGAACCGACCTCGTTCGAACTGACGGTCCAGGGTCGAACGTTCGAGTTTCACGTCCATCCGCTGACCGACGACGACGGTGACGTCTCCTCCATCCTGGCGATGTCCCAGGACGTCACCGAGCGAAAGCTGCGCGAGCAGGAACTGGCGAAGCGGGCACGTCAGCAGGAAGCCGTCGCCGATCTCGGACAGCTCGCGCTCGAGACCGATGACGTCGACGAACTCATGGAGGAAGCAACCAGGGAGGTGGCCGACGTGCTCGACTACGAGTACTGCAAAGTGCTCGACCTGCTGGAGGCGGACGACGAACTGCTCTTGCGACAGGGCGTCGGCTGGAGAGACGGCATCGTCGGTGAAGCGAGGGTGTCCGCGCTCGAAGACGACTCTCAGGCCGCGTACACCCTGGAGCACGATCACCCGATCGTCGTCGAAGACCTCGGGACGGAGACGCGATTCGGCGGTCCGGAACTCCTGACGAGTCACGACGTTCGAAGCGGCATCAGTACCGTCATCGGCCCGTTCGACGAGCCGTGGGGTATCCTGGGAACCCACGATACCGAGCGCCGAGAGATAAGCGAGGAGGACGTCTCGTTCGTCCAGAGCGTCGCCAACGTCCTCGCGGAAGCCATCGAGCGCCAGCAGTACCGGTCCGAACTCGAGGGACTGGTCGCCGACCTCGAGGAGTCCAACGAACGCCTCGAGCAGTTCGCCTACGCAGCCTCCCACGACCTCCAGGAGCCCCTTCGGATGGTCTCGTCGTATCTCCAGCTCGTCGAACGTCGCCACGCCGACGACCTCGACGAGGAGGGGCTGGAGTTCCTCGAGTTCGCCGTCGACGGTGCCGACCGAATGCGATCGATGATCGACGGCCTGCTCAAATACTCTCGAGTCGAGACGAACGCCGATCCGCTCGAGGCGGTCGACCTCGAGACAGTCTTCGAGGACGCCCGGGAGGACCTCCAGCTGACGATTGCGGCGAACGACGCGACAATCACGGCCGAACCGCTTCCGCGAGTCCAGGGCGACGACCGGCAGTTACGGCAGGTGTTCCAGAATTTGCTCGAGAACGCGATCGCCTACAGCGGTGACGAACCACCGACCGTCCGCGTCTCCGCGCGACGGAACGGATCCGACTGGATCGTCACCGTCGAAGACGACGGGATCGGCATCGATCCCGAATACCAGGACAGCGTGTTCGAGGTGTTCGAGCGCGCCCACGACCGCGACGCGGGTACCGGGACCGGGATCGGACTCGCACTCTGTGAACGGATCGTCGAGCGCCACGGCGGGGACATCTGGCTCGAGTCCGAACTCGACGAGGGAACGGCGGTGTCGTTCAGTCTCCCCGTACCGTGA
- a CDS encoding small multi-drug export protein: MSLVPLLVDVSSTIEEATGFLQYLLVFVFAAIPVIEILVVIPIAIGLGLDPVLTGAVAFAGNVLSVYALVVFYRRVANWLQRRRDDESEPSDRYARARRLWDRYGLPGLALGGPVLAGVHVAALVALLAGSRSRTVAAWMTTGIFVWTIVLVAASAYGVSVLGIA, from the coding sequence ATGTCACTCGTTCCCCTGCTCGTCGACGTCAGCTCGACTATAGAGGAGGCCACTGGCTTCCTCCAGTACCTGCTGGTGTTCGTCTTCGCGGCGATTCCGGTGATCGAGATTCTCGTCGTGATTCCGATCGCGATTGGGCTGGGACTCGACCCCGTCCTCACGGGTGCCGTCGCGTTCGCGGGCAACGTCCTCTCGGTGTACGCGCTCGTCGTCTTCTATCGGCGGGTCGCGAACTGGCTCCAGCGTCGACGGGACGACGAGTCGGAGCCGAGCGATCGGTACGCTCGAGCGCGCCGGCTCTGGGATCGGTACGGGTTGCCGGGACTCGCGCTCGGCGGGCCAGTGCTGGCCGGCGTCCACGTCGCCGCGCTGGTCGCGTTGCTCGCGGGAAGCCGGAGCCGTACTGTGGCTGCCTGGATGACGACGGGTATCTTCGTGTGGACGATCGTCCTGGTTGCCGCGTCCGCGTACGGCGTCTCCGTTCTCGGGATCGCATAA
- a CDS encoding thioredoxin domain-containing protein, with product MEQPTQRNRLDEEESPYLRQHADNPVNWQPWDEQALETARERDVPIFLSIGYSACHWCHVMEAESFADEEVAEVLNEQFVPIKVDREERPDVDSIYMTVCNLVTGRGGWPLSAWLTPEGKPFYVGTYFPKEAKRGQPGFLDVLENITNSWENDREEVENRADQWTEAARDQLEETPGASSPEAADPPSSDLLERTADAVLRSADRQYGGFGSDGPKFPQPSRLQVLARAYDRTGHEEYRQVLEETLDAMAAGGLYDHVGGGFHRYCVDRDWTVPHFEKMLYDNAEIPRAFLTGYQLTGEDRYAEVVHETLAFVDRELTHEDGGFFSTLDAQSEDPDTGEREEGAFYVWTPAEVRDVLEDETDADLFCARYDITESGNFEGTNQPNRVRSISDLAGEFDRSESEIQQRLEDARKQLFEAREERPRPRRDEKVLAGWNGLMITTCAEAALTLGEDEYADMAVDALEFVRERLWDDEEGRLSRRYKDQDVAIEGYLEDYAFLARGALGCYEATGEVDHLAFALDLVRTIEEEFWDAGRGTLYFTPESGESLVTRPQELGDQSTPSSAGVAVEVLLALEEFADSEGSKSPRGDGEAVDYEEIAATVLSTHANRLEANTLQHATLCLAADRLESGALEVTVAADELPDEWREAFASRYFPDRLFARRPPTEAGLETWLDRLELEDAPPIWASRKARDGEATLYVCRDRTCSPPTHDVDDALEWLEGNGTIEREREESDGSESPF from the coding sequence ATGGAACAGCCGACCCAGCGCAACCGCCTCGACGAAGAGGAGAGCCCCTACCTACGCCAGCACGCGGACAACCCCGTCAACTGGCAGCCCTGGGACGAGCAGGCCCTCGAGACGGCCCGCGAACGCGACGTCCCGATCTTCCTCTCGATCGGCTACTCGGCGTGTCACTGGTGTCACGTCATGGAAGCGGAGAGTTTCGCCGACGAGGAGGTCGCCGAGGTCCTGAACGAGCAGTTCGTTCCGATCAAGGTCGACCGCGAGGAGCGCCCCGACGTCGACAGCATCTACATGACTGTCTGTAACCTCGTCACCGGACGCGGCGGCTGGCCGCTTTCGGCGTGGCTCACCCCCGAGGGGAAGCCGTTCTACGTCGGGACGTACTTCCCGAAGGAGGCGAAGCGAGGACAGCCGGGTTTCCTCGACGTCCTCGAGAACATCACGAACTCGTGGGAGAACGACCGCGAGGAGGTCGAGAACCGCGCCGACCAGTGGACCGAGGCGGCCAGAGACCAGCTCGAGGAGACCCCCGGCGCATCCTCGCCGGAAGCGGCCGATCCGCCCTCGAGCGACCTGCTCGAGCGAACTGCGGACGCCGTCCTCCGGAGCGCGGACCGTCAGTACGGCGGCTTTGGCTCCGACGGGCCGAAGTTTCCCCAGCCCTCGCGACTTCAGGTGCTCGCTCGCGCGTACGACCGGACGGGCCACGAGGAGTACCGCCAGGTGCTCGAGGAGACGCTGGACGCGATGGCCGCGGGCGGGCTCTACGACCACGTCGGCGGCGGCTTCCACCGCTACTGCGTCGACCGGGACTGGACGGTGCCCCACTTCGAGAAGATGCTGTACGACAACGCCGAAATTCCGCGGGCGTTCCTGACGGGTTACCAGCTAACCGGCGAGGATCGGTACGCGGAAGTCGTCCACGAGACGCTCGCGTTCGTCGACCGAGAACTCACCCACGAGGATGGCGGCTTCTTCAGCACGCTCGACGCCCAGAGCGAAGACCCCGACACCGGTGAGCGCGAGGAGGGCGCGTTCTACGTCTGGACGCCCGCGGAGGTCCGCGACGTCCTCGAGGACGAGACTGACGCTGACCTCTTCTGTGCCCGCTACGATATCACGGAGTCGGGCAACTTCGAGGGGACGAACCAGCCAAATCGTGTGCGATCGATCTCCGACCTCGCGGGGGAGTTCGACCGCTCGGAGAGCGAAATCCAGCAGCGACTCGAGGACGCCCGAAAGCAGTTGTTCGAGGCCCGTGAGGAACGGCCTCGCCCCCGCCGCGACGAGAAGGTGCTCGCGGGCTGGAACGGACTGATGATCACAACCTGTGCCGAGGCTGCGCTGACCCTCGGCGAGGACGAGTACGCGGACATGGCCGTCGACGCCCTCGAATTCGTCCGCGAACGGCTCTGGGACGACGAGGAAGGACGGCTCTCGCGGCGGTACAAAGACCAGGATGTCGCCATCGAAGGCTACCTCGAGGACTACGCCTTCCTCGCTCGCGGCGCGCTGGGCTGTTACGAGGCGACCGGCGAGGTCGACCACCTCGCGTTCGCGCTCGATCTCGTTCGCACCATCGAGGAGGAGTTTTGGGACGCCGGCCGCGGGACGCTGTACTTCACGCCCGAGAGCGGCGAATCGCTCGTGACCCGACCGCAGGAACTGGGCGACCAGTCGACGCCCTCGTCGGCGGGCGTCGCCGTCGAGGTGTTGCTCGCGCTCGAGGAGTTTGCGGACAGCGAGGGCTCGAAGAGCCCTCGTGGAGACGGCGAAGCCGTCGACTACGAGGAAATCGCCGCAACAGTTCTTTCGACCCACGCCAACCGACTCGAGGCGAACACGCTCCAGCACGCGACGCTGTGTCTCGCCGCCGACCGCCTCGAGTCCGGCGCACTCGAGGTAACGGTCGCCGCGGACGAACTCCCAGACGAGTGGCGCGAGGCGTTCGCGTCGCGGTACTTCCCGGACCGACTGTTCGCGCGTCGACCGCCGACGGAAGCGGGACTTGAGACGTGGCTCGATCGGCTCGAACTCGAGGATGCACCGCCGATCTGGGCCAGCCGCAAGGCTAGAGACGGCGAGGCGACGCTGTACGTCTGTCGCGACCGGACGTGTTCGCCGCCGACCCACGACGTCGACGACGCCCTCGAGTGGCTCGAGGGGAACGGAACGATCGAACGGGAGCGGGAGGAAAGCGACGGTTCCGAGAGTCCGTTCTGA
- a CDS encoding TlpA family protein disulfide reductase codes for MSLETLNPNPTWDAASYEDAVDVLEAHNDDLVYTVWGGDWCKDCRKLLPDLGAALEAAEVPDDRIEEIAVDQDKQGPGVDEYGIEYIPTVVVETDDGEEVTRFVEEEDLPPAIWLAERIDEEL; via the coding sequence ATGAGTCTCGAGACGCTGAACCCGAACCCGACGTGGGATGCCGCCTCCTACGAGGACGCCGTCGACGTCCTCGAAGCGCACAACGACGACCTCGTCTACACCGTCTGGGGTGGCGACTGGTGCAAGGACTGCCGAAAGCTACTCCCCGACCTGGGCGCGGCACTCGAGGCGGCCGAGGTCCCCGACGATCGGATCGAGGAAATCGCGGTCGACCAGGACAAACAGGGCCCCGGCGTCGACGAGTACGGCATCGAGTACATCCCGACCGTCGTCGTCGAGACCGACGACGGCGAGGAAGTGACGCGATTCGTCGAGGAAGAGGATCTGCCGCCGGCGATCTGGCTGGCCGAACGGATCGACGAGGAACTGTAA
- a CDS encoding glyoxalase, which translates to MDGIVFFGTERHDEVVDFYRELGASVWLEQPDCTILETGSFRFGFCEREPADTEGIVTFVFDDRDGVDEAYAELSELADEEPRFNETYDIYQFFASDPEGRTVEFQTFE; encoded by the coding sequence ATGGACGGAATCGTCTTTTTCGGGACCGAACGACACGACGAGGTCGTCGATTTCTACCGAGAACTCGGCGCTAGCGTCTGGCTCGAGCAACCCGACTGTACCATTCTCGAGACGGGTTCGTTCCGGTTCGGGTTCTGTGAACGCGAACCCGCCGATACCGAGGGAATCGTGACGTTCGTCTTCGACGACAGGGACGGCGTCGACGAGGCGTACGCGGAACTGTCGGAACTGGCCGACGAGGAGCCACGGTTCAACGAAACGTACGATATCTATCAGTTCTTCGCGTCAGATCCCGAAGGACGGACCGTCGAGTTCCAGACGTTCGAGTAG
- a CDS encoding Leu/Phe/Val dehydrogenase yields MVFGPMVDGGHEQVTYVSDPETGLRAIVAIHDTTLGPSLGGTRFLDYDTEADALEDVTRLSKAMTYKAAAADLPLGGGKAVILGNPDDLKTDALLEAYGRAVDNLGGRYITSVDVNTGVEDIEVVKQETEYAVGTGDGLGDPSPITAHGVFHGIQTSAEHVYGTDSVEGLEVVIQGLGKVGQALAEELSSAGADVTVSDIDEAHVAAFADEHDVDTVAPGDVYEQSCDVFAPCAVGGVVNDDTIPQLECDIVAGAANNILAERRHAEVLREQGILYAPDYVINAGGLITVAKEYLGGTREEAYEEAAAIGDRLGEMIENAERQETTVLTAAEEYAENRIERADSGQEPAVPAE; encoded by the coding sequence ATGGTATTCGGCCCGATGGTCGACGGCGGTCACGAACAGGTAACGTACGTCTCGGATCCTGAGACGGGACTCCGCGCAATCGTCGCGATCCACGACACGACGCTCGGCCCGAGTCTCGGCGGGACACGATTCCTGGACTACGATACCGAAGCGGACGCTCTCGAGGACGTGACTCGGCTCTCGAAGGCGATGACGTACAAGGCTGCTGCGGCCGACCTCCCGCTGGGTGGTGGGAAGGCAGTTATCCTGGGCAACCCCGACGACCTCAAGACCGACGCCTTGCTCGAGGCGTACGGACGAGCGGTCGACAACCTGGGTGGGCGCTACATCACCTCGGTCGACGTCAACACTGGCGTCGAAGACATAGAAGTCGTCAAACAGGAAACAGAGTACGCGGTCGGGACGGGCGACGGACTCGGTGATCCGTCACCGATCACGGCCCACGGCGTCTTCCACGGCATTCAGACGAGCGCCGAACACGTCTACGGAACGGACTCGGTGGAGGGTCTCGAGGTCGTGATTCAGGGACTGGGCAAGGTCGGCCAGGCACTCGCGGAGGAACTGTCCTCGGCCGGGGCCGACGTCACCGTCTCGGACATCGACGAAGCGCACGTCGCGGCGTTCGCCGACGAACACGACGTCGACACCGTCGCTCCCGGGGACGTCTACGAGCAGTCCTGTGACGTCTTCGCACCGTGTGCGGTCGGCGGCGTCGTCAACGACGACACGATCCCGCAACTCGAGTGTGACATCGTCGCGGGTGCGGCGAACAACATCCTCGCCGAGCGACGACACGCCGAGGTGCTTCGCGAGCAGGGAATTCTCTATGCACCGGACTACGTCATCAACGCCGGCGGGCTGATCACGGTCGCCAAGGAGTACCTGGGTGGCACCCGCGAGGAAGCCTACGAGGAGGCCGCCGCGATCGGCGATCGACTCGGCGAGATGATCGAGAACGCCGAACGACAGGAGACGACGGTCCTCACCGCGGCGGAGGAGTACGCCGAGAACCGCATCGAACGGGCGGACTCGGGCCAGGAGCCGGCGGTTCCGGCGGAGTAA
- a CDS encoding PLP-dependent cysteine synthase family protein, whose amino-acid sequence MKGSILDTIGSPLVQVDSPEGATVAAKIESFNPGGSAKDRPALEMIRTAEREGAIEPGDWLVEPTSGNTGIGLALVCAARDYDLTLVMPADKSAERQQVMAAYGADLELVDGNMETARARADELVEEGATQLGQFENPANPRSHYRTTGEEIIEQVGDREIDAFVAGVGTGGTISGTGQRLREEFPDLEIVAVEPARNAVLSTGEPGDDGFQGMGPGFVSDNLDRELVDRVETARLEDAEDECRRLAREEGILVGQSSGATSLVAQRIAREIAEPDIECPEVPDAFDATQPASPETDGGQAVEDCPLVVTLFPDSGERYLSTGLFD is encoded by the coding sequence ATGAAGGGAAGCATCCTGGACACGATCGGGTCGCCGCTGGTCCAGGTCGACTCGCCCGAGGGTGCGACGGTCGCTGCGAAGATCGAATCGTTCAACCCCGGCGGATCGGCGAAGGACAGGCCCGCACTCGAGATGATCCGAACGGCGGAACGGGAGGGGGCAATCGAGCCTGGCGACTGGCTCGTCGAACCGACCAGTGGCAATACGGGTATCGGACTCGCGCTCGTCTGTGCCGCACGCGACTACGACCTGACGCTCGTCATGCCGGCCGACAAGTCCGCGGAGCGCCAGCAGGTGATGGCGGCCTACGGTGCCGATCTCGAACTCGTCGACGGCAACATGGAGACCGCCCGCGCGAGAGCCGACGAACTCGTCGAGGAGGGTGCGACCCAGCTCGGCCAGTTCGAGAACCCGGCGAATCCGAGGTCTCATTATCGGACGACCGGCGAGGAGATTATCGAACAGGTCGGCGACCGCGAGATCGACGCCTTCGTCGCTGGCGTCGGCACCGGCGGCACGATCTCCGGGACCGGCCAGCGACTCCGCGAGGAGTTTCCCGACCTCGAGATCGTTGCGGTCGAACCCGCTCGCAACGCCGTCCTCTCGACGGGCGAACCCGGTGACGACGGCTTCCAGGGGATGGGGCCCGGCTTCGTCAGCGACAACCTCGACCGCGAACTCGTCGACCGCGTCGAGACCGCCAGACTCGAGGACGCCGAAGACGAGTGTCGTCGGCTCGCGCGTGAAGAGGGAATACTGGTCGGCCAGTCCAGCGGCGCGACGAGTCTCGTCGCACAGCGGATCGCACGCGAGATTGCCGAACCCGATATCGAGTGTCCCGAGGTTCCGGACGCGTTCGACGCGACACAGCCGGCATCACCCGAGACGGACGGCGGACAGGCGGTCGAGGACTGTCCGCTCGTCGTTACCCTCTTCCCGGACAGCGGCGAACGCTATCTCTCGACCGGTTTGTTCGACTGA
- a CDS encoding DUF5804 family protein: MTRVCLIGNDDVDLSYELLSRETSREALATYDLRRPFDNSIAVRTVSIGAAVALLNDLQWYLTRFVDAAFVQEPSISDEEWLSRSLATALRNGDVEPEDTGEFCKVYGLESVERGSAIAKSSSEDDSDAEDDDRSPETTERLVEPLYVRRTDGELPAYDLRDVERTLVVRLTEAEYSP, from the coding sequence GTGACTCGCGTCTGTCTCATCGGGAACGACGACGTCGACCTCTCGTACGAACTCCTCTCCCGGGAAACCTCGCGTGAGGCACTCGCGACGTACGACCTTCGGCGGCCGTTCGACAACTCGATTGCCGTCCGAACAGTCAGCATCGGCGCCGCCGTCGCCCTGCTGAACGACCTCCAGTGGTACCTGACCCGGTTCGTCGACGCGGCGTTCGTCCAGGAGCCAAGCATCAGCGACGAGGAGTGGCTCTCACGATCGCTCGCGACCGCACTCCGGAACGGAGACGTCGAACCCGAGGACACCGGCGAGTTCTGCAAAGTGTACGGCCTCGAGAGCGTCGAACGGGGATCGGCGATAGCGAAGTCCTCGAGTGAGGACGACTCCGACGCCGAAGACGACGATCGGTCTCCCGAGACGACCGAGCGACTCGTCGAACCGCTGTACGTGCGCCGAACGGACGGTGAACTTCCGGCCTACGATCTCAGGGACGTCGAACGGACGCTCGTCGTTCGGCTCACGGAAGCCGAGTACTCACCCTGA
- a CDS encoding winged helix-turn-helix domain-containing protein codes for MKLRQPTDFLILEALEDKGRNVATNLAAHTGKSRKNINTRLPVLEDYGLVDKIGPAERSGLYEITSRGKAALVYRDQYDEVDDFEELIEGPNAAEIDNEAAGQASFARGEDDESDDE; via the coding sequence GTGAAGCTACGTCAACCAACTGACTTCTTGATCCTCGAGGCGCTCGAGGACAAGGGACGAAACGTCGCAACGAACCTCGCAGCCCACACGGGCAAGAGTCGAAAGAACATCAACACCAGACTGCCAGTCCTCGAGGACTACGGTCTCGTCGACAAGATCGGACCGGCCGAACGGTCCGGGCTCTACGAGATCACCTCGAGAGGGAAAGCAGCCCTGGTGTACCGCGATCAGTACGACGAAGTCGACGACTTCGAGGAACTCATCGAAGGGCCAAACGCGGCCGAGATCGACAACGAGGCGGCTGGACAGGCCAGTTTCGCCCGCGGTGAAGACGACGAGTCCGACGACGAGTAA
- the otsB gene encoding trehalose-phosphatase: MSTGNESAADVSETESVPPPIDERLPEIRNALGRARELLVCLDFDGTLAPIVETPDEAVPTPETEAAVATLADETGVTTAIVSGRALGDVRERIDGPSIYAGNHGLELAREGSIGVHPVARKRARRIDTVCETLETVLEPIPNYRIENKRLTGTVHVRSVPAAARSVVAARTRAVVDRLAGDALEVSTGKRILEIEPSIPWGKGNAVELIAAELPPGTLPFYIGDDVTDESAFRAVEPEGIGIRVGGDEPSAGSCRVSSPDEVATFLEWLGTTGVELVRSETEPAVESITVGPSRR, encoded by the coding sequence ATGTCGACCGGAAACGAGTCAGCTGCCGACGTGTCCGAGACCGAGTCGGTTCCGCCACCGATCGACGAACGGTTGCCCGAGATCCGGAACGCCCTCGGCCGTGCCAGGGAGCTTCTGGTCTGTCTGGACTTCGACGGAACGCTCGCGCCGATCGTCGAGACGCCGGACGAAGCGGTGCCGACTCCCGAAACCGAAGCCGCCGTCGCGACGCTCGCAGACGAGACCGGCGTCACGACGGCAATCGTCAGCGGCAGGGCACTCGGGGACGTCCGCGAACGGATCGACGGCCCGTCGATTTACGCCGGCAACCACGGACTCGAGCTGGCCCGCGAGGGATCGATCGGCGTCCATCCGGTCGCCCGAAAACGCGCACGACGGATCGATACCGTCTGTGAAACGCTCGAGACCGTTCTCGAACCGATCCCGAACTATCGAATCGAGAACAAACGGCTGACCGGAACGGTCCACGTCAGGTCCGTCCCGGCCGCCGCTCGTTCCGTCGTCGCCGCCCGGACGCGAGCCGTCGTCGACCGCCTCGCTGGTGACGCACTCGAGGTGTCGACGGGAAAGCGCATCCTCGAAATCGAGCCGTCGATCCCCTGGGGGAAGGGCAACGCGGTCGAGTTGATCGCCGCGGAGCTACCGCCGGGGACGCTGCCGTTCTATATCGGCGACGACGTCACCGACGAGTCCGCGTTTCGAGCCGTCGAACCCGAGGGAATCGGCATCCGCGTCGGCGGCGACGAGCCGTCGGCGGGTTCGTGCCGGGTCAGTTCGCCGGACGAGGTCGCGACGTTCCTGGAGTGGCTCGGGACGACCGGCGTCGAACTGGTCCGATCGGAGACGGAACCGGCGGTCGAATCGATCACTGTCGGACCCTCGAGACGATAG
- a CDS encoding alpha,alpha-trehalose-phosphate synthase (UDP-forming), whose protein sequence is MPFHDEQSSSTDRESVRADEHNRRKQTEDDPSCPGPLIVVSNRQPYRHEYEDGGGTNAAENASDRSITVDEPAGGLTAGLDPVVQQTDGTWIAWGDGDADFDVVDEDNCVDVPPDEEAYTLRRIDLSEEAVDSYYYGFSNRVLWPLCHGFPDLIEDRTNDFEWYRTVNERFAKAVADHANDDTVVWLQDYHFALAPRMIRESIPTGATVAQFWHIPWPTVSTFQHCPVGGRILEGLLGNDLLGFHVDRYVDRFLDCVARYLPAATVDRNRRIVRYGGETTRVVATPMGVDAESHARTARSTDAETFANLCSEYGIPDDGTIGLGVDRLDYTKGIPERLTALERFFERYPDWRGDFTFVQKATPSRTEIPAYQHHGELVRSEVERINRRFGTDDWQPIVYTEDYLEEAELCSLYRHADLMIVSPLVDGMNLVTQEYVAASVDDTGDTLLLSDRVGAHELLGSHAVTIDPTDVDDFAERIGHALAMPAHERRHRMDVLRDRVFDADLDRWMTTQFDWIRRIHTGSESQRTDFDPSERTPPV, encoded by the coding sequence ATGCCATTCCACGACGAGCAGTCGTCGTCGACAGATCGGGAGTCAGTACGTGCGGACGAGCACAATCGAAGGAAGCAAACCGAGGACGATCCGAGCTGTCCCGGCCCACTGATCGTCGTCTCGAATCGGCAGCCGTACCGTCACGAGTACGAGGACGGAGGCGGAACGAATGCGGCCGAAAACGCGTCGGATCGGTCGATCACCGTCGACGAACCGGCCGGTGGGCTGACGGCCGGACTCGATCCCGTCGTCCAGCAAACCGACGGCACCTGGATCGCCTGGGGCGACGGTGACGCCGATTTCGACGTCGTAGACGAGGACAACTGCGTCGACGTTCCGCCGGACGAGGAGGCATACACCCTCCGGCGGATCGACCTCAGTGAGGAAGCCGTCGATTCCTACTACTACGGGTTCAGCAACCGGGTTCTCTGGCCGCTCTGTCACGGCTTTCCGGACCTGATCGAGGATCGAACGAACGACTTCGAGTGGTATCGGACGGTCAACGAACGGTTCGCGAAGGCGGTCGCCGATCACGCGAACGACGACACCGTCGTCTGGCTGCAGGACTATCACTTCGCACTCGCCCCACGGATGATCCGGGAGTCGATCCCCACGGGGGCGACCGTCGCACAGTTCTGGCATATCCCCTGGCCGACGGTCTCGACGTTCCAGCACTGCCCTGTAGGGGGACGAATCCTCGAGGGGCTGCTCGGAAACGACTTGCTCGGGTTCCACGTCGATCGGTACGTCGACCGGTTTCTCGACTGCGTCGCCCGATATCTACCGGCCGCCACCGTCGACAGGAACCGACGAATCGTCCGGTACGGTGGCGAAACGACCCGGGTCGTCGCGACCCCGATGGGCGTCGACGCCGAGAGCCACGCCCGGACCGCTCGTTCGACCGACGCCGAGACGTTCGCGAACCTGTGTTCGGAGTACGGCATCCCCGACGACGGGACGATCGGTCTCGGCGTCGATCGACTCGATTACACGAAGGGGATTCCGGAGCGGCTGACTGCACTCGAGCGGTTCTTCGAACGGTACCCCGACTGGCGCGGCGACTTTACGTTCGTCCAGAAGGCGACCCCCTCGCGGACCGAGATTCCGGCCTACCAGCACCACGGCGAACTGGTCCGCAGCGAGGTCGAACGGATCAACCGCCGGTTCGGAACCGACGACTGGCAACCGATCGTCTACACCGAGGACTACCTCGAGGAAGCCGAGCTCTGTAGTCTCTATCGCCACGCCGATCTGATGATCGTGAGCCCGCTGGTCGACGGCATGAATCTCGTGACACAGGAGTACGTGGCCGCCAGCGTCGACGACACGGGAGATACCCTGTTGTTGAGCGACCGGGTCGGTGCCCACGAACTGCTGGGTTCGCACGCGGTGACGATCGATCCGACCGACGTGGACGACTTCGCCGAACGGATCGGCCACGCGCTCGCGATGCCCGCTCACGAGCGGCGACACCGGATGGACGTGCTTCGGGACCGCGTCTTCGACGCCGACCTGGATCGATGGATGACGACCCAGTTCGACTGGATTCGACGTATTCACACCGGCTCGGAATCACAGCGGACGGACTTCGACCCCTCCGAACGGACACCACCAGTGTAA